One segment of Gaiella occulta DNA contains the following:
- a CDS encoding zinc-dependent alcohol dehydrogenase yields the protein MRALVFHGPGDLRVEDVPRPEPQADGDVLVQVEVALTDGTDTKAFRRGHPVLLGSPPSAFGHELCGVDVASGRRVVAANSAPCGACDACRRGQETLCASLLPLLNGAYAEFVLVPERIARVNLLPVPAGMPAELAAMVEPLACCLHGVEAAGVQAGDTVAVIGLGPIGLMLCACVADAGGWPIGVGSRPERRALAPLFGAEPGDGAGADVVIEAAGSADAWQLALALVRPGGTVLAFGGLPRDARVEVDPYRIHYEEVTLRGAFHHAPRHVRAALAFLGSGAYPFERLITHQVGLEGVAGLLADPPRDYLKAAVVVSG from the coding sequence GTGAGGGCGCTCGTCTTCCACGGACCCGGCGACCTGCGGGTCGAGGACGTGCCACGGCCCGAGCCGCAGGCCGACGGCGACGTGCTCGTGCAGGTCGAGGTCGCGCTCACCGACGGCACCGACACGAAGGCGTTCCGGCGCGGGCACCCCGTCCTGCTCGGATCGCCCCCGAGCGCCTTCGGGCACGAGCTGTGCGGCGTCGACGTCGCCAGCGGGCGCCGGGTCGTCGCCGCCAACTCGGCCCCGTGCGGCGCCTGCGACGCCTGCCGGCGCGGCCAGGAGACGCTGTGCGCGAGCCTCTTGCCGCTGCTCAACGGCGCCTACGCCGAATTCGTGCTCGTGCCGGAGCGGATCGCGCGCGTGAACCTCCTCCCCGTGCCGGCCGGGATGCCCGCCGAGCTGGCGGCGATGGTGGAGCCGCTCGCCTGCTGCCTGCATGGCGTCGAGGCCGCCGGCGTTCAGGCCGGGGACACCGTCGCGGTGATCGGGCTCGGGCCGATCGGGCTCATGCTCTGCGCCTGCGTCGCCGACGCGGGCGGGTGGCCGATCGGCGTCGGCTCGAGGCCGGAACGCCGAGCGCTGGCGCCGCTCTTCGGCGCCGAGCCGGGCGACGGTGCGGGCGCGGACGTCGTCATCGAGGCGGCCGGCAGCGCCGACGCATGGCAACTCGCGCTCGCGCTCGTCCGCCCCGGCGGCACGGTGCTCGCCTTCGGCGGCCTGCCGCGAGATGCCCGCGTCGAGGTCGACCCGTACCGCATCCACTACGAGGAGGTGACGCTGCGAGGCGCTTTCCACCACGCACCACGACACGTGCGCGCCGCGCTCGCGTTCCTCGGCAGCGGCGCCTACCCGTTCGAGCGGCTGATCACGCACCAGGTCGGGCTCGAGGGCGTGGCGGGGCTCCTGGCTGACCCACCGCGCGACTACCTCAAGGCTGCC
- a CDS encoding alcohol dehydrogenase catalytic domain-containing protein codes for MRAVVLGARGEPELADIDEPAGGGEPVRVLACGLCGSDVEKIGVAPAGTVLGHEVVAETADGRRVALVHHSGCGSCPRCRAGHESTCERFPEPTIVPGGFAERVRAGGWLELPADVSDARGTFVEPLACVLRGAERVPRGRVLVVGNGFIGRLFGAVLTRRGDEVFAIDREPARAGRPPDGPVDAVVLCAAGGGEAALRTVEPGGTVLLFADAGVVPVDPIYRRELTVIGSRSASPRHMAEAVALLPEIDLPDPTVLPLERFDEALALHRGAGALKVVLTP; via the coding sequence GTGCGCGCCGTCGTCCTAGGGGCCCGAGGTGAGCCCGAGCTCGCCGACATCGACGAGCCGGCGGGCGGCGGCGAGCCCGTGCGCGTGCTCGCGTGCGGGCTCTGCGGCTCCGACGTCGAGAAGATCGGGGTCGCGCCCGCGGGCACGGTGCTCGGACACGAGGTCGTCGCGGAGACCGCCGACGGGCGCCGCGTCGCACTCGTGCACCACAGCGGCTGCGGCAGCTGCCCGCGCTGCCGCGCCGGGCACGAGTCGACCTGCGAGCGCTTTCCCGAGCCGACGATCGTGCCCGGCGGCTTCGCCGAGCGCGTCCGCGCGGGCGGCTGGCTCGAGCTCCCGGCGGATGTGAGCGACGCCCGCGGCACGTTCGTGGAGCCGCTCGCCTGCGTGCTGCGCGGGGCGGAGCGCGTGCCACGCGGCCGCGTTCTCGTGGTCGGCAACGGATTCATCGGCCGCCTCTTCGGCGCCGTGCTCACGCGCCGCGGCGACGAGGTGTTCGCGATCGACCGGGAGCCGGCGCGCGCCGGACGTCCACCCGACGGCCCCGTCGACGCGGTCGTCCTGTGCGCGGCGGGCGGCGGCGAGGCGGCCCTGCGCACCGTCGAGCCCGGCGGCACCGTGCTGCTCTTCGCGGACGCCGGCGTGGTGCCCGTCGACCCCATCTACCGCCGCGAGCTGACCGTGATCGGCTCGCGCTCCGCCTCGCCGCGCCACATGGCGGAGGCCGTCGCGCTCCTGCCCGAGATCGACCTCCCCGACCCGACCGTGCTGCCGCTCGAGCGCTTCGACGAGGCGCTCGCGCTCCACCGCGGCGCCGGGGCGCTCAAGGTCGTGCTCACGCCGTGA